The Sorangiineae bacterium MSr11367 genome window below encodes:
- a CDS encoding GNAT family N-acetyltransferase, with translation MRVLLKETLSPVEAEEYDAFVATARGGHYSQARSWSSVATAGRPLTVRWFLARDGGKTVGAGLLLRPRAARYLLAPVAHMDRGPVCDDPERVGRVARALVARTRLHGIARLSIMPYWTDAEADAVERALDRERFTNTQQADGAHIATLRLALGERTEAEILAGGDRATLRRKLKQAEKAGARARMGTAVDLPALRRLHGELMSGQGMSKKPDLYFERLEGQLAPSGPAGLFVCEHEGDVVAAALMLRHGSVATFVLGASDRSHRSFSKMVLPFLAAIRWARDLGCTSFDLGGIPMEGDTDEKRRNIAQFKFDFDRTLVRLVSEHTRWF, from the coding sequence ATGCGCGTCTTGTTGAAAGAAACCCTCTCCCCCGTCGAGGCGGAGGAATACGACGCCTTCGTCGCCACTGCGCGCGGTGGACACTATTCGCAGGCGCGCTCGTGGAGTTCCGTCGCGACCGCGGGCCGGCCCCTCACCGTGCGGTGGTTTCTCGCACGCGACGGTGGAAAAACCGTGGGTGCGGGCCTCTTGCTCCGCCCGCGGGCCGCGCGCTACCTCCTAGCGCCGGTCGCGCACATGGACCGCGGACCGGTGTGCGACGATCCCGAACGGGTCGGCCGTGTGGCGCGTGCCCTCGTCGCGCGAACGCGGCTGCACGGCATCGCGCGCCTCTCCATCATGCCGTACTGGACCGACGCCGAGGCCGACGCCGTCGAACGCGCCCTCGATCGCGAGCGGTTCACCAACACGCAGCAGGCCGACGGCGCGCACATCGCCACCTTGCGCCTCGCACTGGGCGAGCGCACCGAGGCCGAGATCCTCGCCGGCGGCGACCGCGCCACCCTGCGCCGAAAATTGAAGCAGGCAGAGAAAGCCGGCGCGCGCGCCCGCATGGGCACCGCCGTCGATCTCCCGGCGCTCCGCCGCCTGCATGGCGAGTTGATGTCCGGCCAAGGGATGTCGAAGAAGCCGGACCTCTACTTCGAGCGCCTCGAAGGGCAACTCGCCCCGAGCGGACCGGCGGGGCTCTTCGTGTGCGAGCACGAGGGCGATGTCGTTGCCGCAGCGCTCATGTTGCGTCACGGCAGCGTGGCCACCTTCGTGCTCGGCGCCTCTGATCGCTCCCACCGTTCTTTTTCGAAGATGGTGCTCCCCTTCCTCGCGGCCATCCGGTGGGCACGCGATTTGGGATGCACGAGCTTCGATTTGGGCGGCATCCCCATGGAGGGCGATACGGATGAGAAGCGCCGTAACATCGCGCAATTCAAGTTCGATTTCGACCGTACCCTGGTCCGGCTCGTAAGCGAGCACACGCGCTGGTTCTAG